A genome region from Acidobacteriota bacterium includes the following:
- a CDS encoding glycosyltransferase family 39 protein: IVLVGGLLLLIFRFLAQVFPTTLPLSPIALRWIAKPNAPRALLATLFVLTLLGGAWISATGLGSVPHVNDEAAYLFQAKIFAEGKLAADVPADAEFFAHEHVLQSEGRWFSKYPPLFSLLMVPWVWIGVPWMTNPLLAALTGFLIFKITQLLTDWRWGVVAWLLALTSPFFMMMAGSMMAHMTAAFLITASIYFTLRGLRDDETRWAILAGLCLGAAILARPYTALLAVSAPLFLIATHAIHRDQLRAGLRFALTVALCVVPFVAAYLGWNQLNAPPESSGLNLYTAYHANDIVGFGPDKGSGWWVSWGDWGHTPAKGLRSVTRFVENSSHHFLGWPGRFSLGLIVAAFFWGRRRAVFWGFIALTAALMIGHWAYWAAFHTGYGARYWFSAAPVLLVLSAIGLREALDLRCVPSDVLPQRVATGHLLGIALVGLFIASNFSNYFPTQIRELAEYGGVTNLLKREMREREIDRSLVFVWTEGVIYNEGFFLNDPFMKDGSIFAIDLGERNAELLRRYPDRPAYRWTRGRQLIPLRGVPGSPAVAESRPDTMDLH; this comes from the coding sequence AGATCGTCCTGGTCGGTGGCCTGCTGTTGCTGATCTTCCGATTCCTGGCCCAGGTGTTTCCGACGACCCTTCCCCTCTCGCCCATCGCGCTGCGTTGGATCGCAAAGCCCAACGCCCCGCGGGCGCTCCTCGCGACATTGTTTGTATTGACGTTGCTGGGTGGCGCGTGGATCTCGGCGACGGGGCTGGGATCGGTGCCGCACGTCAACGACGAGGCGGCCTACCTGTTCCAGGCCAAGATCTTCGCGGAGGGCAAGCTCGCCGCCGACGTCCCCGCCGATGCTGAATTCTTTGCGCACGAACATGTATTGCAGTCCGAGGGACGCTGGTTCTCGAAATACCCACCGTTGTTCTCACTGCTGATGGTGCCGTGGGTCTGGATCGGCGTGCCGTGGATGACCAACCCGCTCCTCGCGGCGCTGACCGGCTTCCTGATCTTCAAGATCACCCAACTACTGACGGACTGGCGTTGGGGTGTGGTCGCCTGGCTGCTGGCGTTGACATCACCGTTCTTCATGATGATGGCCGGCTCGATGATGGCGCACATGACGGCGGCATTCCTGATTACCGCATCGATCTACTTCACGTTGCGTGGGCTTCGTGACGATGAGACTCGATGGGCGATTCTTGCGGGGCTCTGCCTCGGCGCCGCGATACTGGCACGCCCCTACACCGCGCTCCTGGCGGTCAGCGCGCCGCTGTTCCTCATCGCGACGCACGCCATCCATCGTGATCAGCTTCGAGCCGGTCTGCGATTCGCCCTCACCGTTGCGCTCTGTGTCGTGCCCTTCGTCGCCGCCTATCTCGGCTGGAATCAGTTGAACGCACCTCCAGAATCGTCGGGACTCAATCTGTACACCGCGTACCACGCCAACGACATCGTCGGCTTCGGGCCGGACAAGGGATCGGGCTGGTGGGTCTCCTGGGGCGACTGGGGCCACACACCGGCCAAGGGACTTCGGAGCGTGACCCGGTTCGTGGAGAATTCCTCCCATCACTTCCTGGGATGGCCCGGACGCTTCTCGTTGGGCCTGATCGTCGCCGCCTTTTTCTGGGGTCGCCGACGGGCGGTCTTCTGGGGGTTCATCGCCCTGACGGCCGCGCTCATGATCGGCCACTGGGCCTACTGGGCGGCGTTCCACACGGGTTACGGCGCCCGCTACTGGTTCTCGGCGGCACCGGTCCTGCTGGTCTTGTCGGCCATCGGCCTGCGCGAGGCCCTCGACCTGCGCTGCGTACCGTCGGACGTGCTGCCGCAACGGGTGGCCACCGGTCATCTGCTGGGCATCGCGCTGGTGGGCCTGTTTATCGCATCGAATTTCTCGAACTACTTCCCCACACAAATCCGCGAGCTAGCGGAGTACGGCGGCGTGACCAACCTGCTGAAACGAGAGATGCGGGAGCGGGAGATCGATCGTAGCCTGGTCTTCGTCTGGACCGAGGGAGTGATCTACAACGAGGGTTTCTTCCTCAACGATCCGTTCATGAAGGATGGGTCGATCTTCGCCATCGACCTGGGAGAACGAAACGCCGAACTCCTGCGACGCTACCCCGATCGACCGGCCTACCGTTGGACGCGCGGGCGTCAACTCATCCCACTGCGCGGAGTCCCAGGCTCACCGGCGGTTGCCGAGAGCCGTCCCGACACGATGGACCTTCATTAG